Proteins encoded by one window of Carcharodon carcharias isolate sCarCar2 chromosome 30, sCarCar2.pri, whole genome shotgun sequence:
- the LOC121271329 gene encoding retinol dehydrogenase 8-like isoform X1: MPQSVCAHQPEQRQCEDDQWFTIGKTIMSARTVVVTGCSSGIGLALAVKLAKDQLKRFKVVATMRDLDKKKRLEDAAGNTLNDTLEIKELDVCSEDSICKCVNSIPERKVDILVNNAGMGLIGPVECQSLDTMKTVFDTNFFGLARLVKEILPDMKSRQNGHIVVTSSVMGIHGLLFNDVYSASKFAVEGFCESLAIQALKFNINISLIEPGPVFTEFESKLYEDAAKMDLSSTDEETAKMFQQLYLPYSKKVFHALGQTAEDVAEHTVKVITSKNPPFRYQTNNLYTPLTTLKFADPTGNTHVDTFYKMVFEHGRIFNTSLNLIKLLRWRSRNNPGGKHS, encoded by the exons TGGTTCACAATAGGAAAAACAATAATGTCTGCAAGAACTGTTGTAGTCACAGGCTGCTCCTCTGGTATTGGACTGGCCCTAGCAGTCAAACTAGCAAAAGATCAGTTGAAACGATTTAAAG TTGTCGCAACAATGCGAGATTTAGACAAGAAGAAAAGACTGGAAGATGCAGCAGGCAATACATTGAATGACACACTGGAAATTAAAGAACTTGATGTTTGCAGTGAAGATTCAATATGCAAATGTGTGAACAGTATTCCAGAACGAAAGGTGGACATATTAG TAAATAATGCTGGAATGGGGCTCATTGGACCAGTAGAGTGCCAAAGCTTAGATACCATGAAAACGGTGTTTGACACAAACTTCTTCGGCCTGGCTCGCTTGGTGAAAGAAATTCTACCCGACATGAAAAGTCGACAAAACGGGCACATTGTTGTCACGAGCAGTGTTATGGGAATCCATG GTCTTCTATTCAATGATGTCTACTCAGCATCAAAATTTGCTGTTGAGGGTTTCTGCGAAAGTTTGGCGATTCAAGCTTTAAAATTCAATATAAA CATAAGTCTCATTGAACCAGGACCAGTCTTCACTGAGTTTGAAAGTAAACTATACGAGGACGCTGCTAAAATGGACCTCTCCAGTACGGATGAAGAAACTGCAAAAATGTTTCAGCAACTGTACcttccttattcaaaaaaggtctTTCATGCTCTTGGACAAACAGCAGAAGATGTGGCTGAG CACACGGTGAAAGTGATTACCTCCAAAAACCCTCCATTCCGTTACCAGACCAACAATCTGTACACTCCACTCACGACTTTGAAATTTGCCGATCCAACTGGGAATACGCACGTTGACACTTTCTACAAGATGGTCTTCGAACATGGCAGAATTTTTAATACAAGTCTTAACCTTATCAAATTGCTACGTTGGAGAAGCAGAAACAATCCAGGAGGAAAACACTCTTGA
- the LOC121271329 gene encoding retinol dehydrogenase 8-like isoform X2, with amino-acid sequence MSARTVVVTGCSSGIGLALAVKLAKDQLKRFKVVATMRDLDKKKRLEDAAGNTLNDTLEIKELDVCSEDSICKCVNSIPERKVDILVNNAGMGLIGPVECQSLDTMKTVFDTNFFGLARLVKEILPDMKSRQNGHIVVTSSVMGIHGLLFNDVYSASKFAVEGFCESLAIQALKFNINISLIEPGPVFTEFESKLYEDAAKMDLSSTDEETAKMFQQLYLPYSKKVFHALGQTAEDVAEHTVKVITSKNPPFRYQTNNLYTPLTTLKFADPTGNTHVDTFYKMVFEHGRIFNTSLNLIKLLRWRSRNNPGGKHS; translated from the exons ATGTCTGCAAGAACTGTTGTAGTCACAGGCTGCTCCTCTGGTATTGGACTGGCCCTAGCAGTCAAACTAGCAAAAGATCAGTTGAAACGATTTAAAG TTGTCGCAACAATGCGAGATTTAGACAAGAAGAAAAGACTGGAAGATGCAGCAGGCAATACATTGAATGACACACTGGAAATTAAAGAACTTGATGTTTGCAGTGAAGATTCAATATGCAAATGTGTGAACAGTATTCCAGAACGAAAGGTGGACATATTAG TAAATAATGCTGGAATGGGGCTCATTGGACCAGTAGAGTGCCAAAGCTTAGATACCATGAAAACGGTGTTTGACACAAACTTCTTCGGCCTGGCTCGCTTGGTGAAAGAAATTCTACCCGACATGAAAAGTCGACAAAACGGGCACATTGTTGTCACGAGCAGTGTTATGGGAATCCATG GTCTTCTATTCAATGATGTCTACTCAGCATCAAAATTTGCTGTTGAGGGTTTCTGCGAAAGTTTGGCGATTCAAGCTTTAAAATTCAATATAAA CATAAGTCTCATTGAACCAGGACCAGTCTTCACTGAGTTTGAAAGTAAACTATACGAGGACGCTGCTAAAATGGACCTCTCCAGTACGGATGAAGAAACTGCAAAAATGTTTCAGCAACTGTACcttccttattcaaaaaaggtctTTCATGCTCTTGGACAAACAGCAGAAGATGTGGCTGAG CACACGGTGAAAGTGATTACCTCCAAAAACCCTCCATTCCGTTACCAGACCAACAATCTGTACACTCCACTCACGACTTTGAAATTTGCCGATCCAACTGGGAATACGCACGTTGACACTTTCTACAAGATGGTCTTCGAACATGGCAGAATTTTTAATACAAGTCTTAACCTTATCAAATTGCTACGTTGGAGAAGCAGAAACAATCCAGGAGGAAAACACTCTTGA